In bacterium, one DNA window encodes the following:
- a CDS encoding Hpt domain-containing protein has product MTSTTAPLPDVAGLDLAATLANMGGNAALLRRLARLFIEQHGADVSRIDAALGDRDFGLALHLVHALRGTAGNLGAPRVHAAARAFENELKAREREPSGAPAELAAAMAELVPALTDWLTAPA; this is encoded by the coding sequence ATGACCTCGACCACAGCCCCCCTGCCCGACGTCGCCGGCCTGGACCTGGCCGCGACCCTCGCCAACATGGGCGGCAACGCCGCTCTGCTGCGCCGGCTCGCGCGCCTCTTCATCGAGCAGCACGGAGCCGACGTCAGCCGCATCGACGCCGCCCTGGGCGACCGCGATTTCGGCCTCGCCCTGCATCTGGTCCACGCCCTGCGCGGCACGGCGGGCAACCTGGGCGCGCCGCGCGTCCACGCCGCCGCGCGGGCCTTCGAGAACGAGCTGAAGGCGCGCGAACGCGAACCGTCGGGCGCCCCCGCCGAACTCGCAGCGGCCATGGCGGAACTCGTGCCCGCCCTCACCGACTGGCTGACCGCTCCCGCCTAG
- a CDS encoding sigma-54-dependent Fis family transcriptional regulator, which yields MNDAHTPTPGPAPTAGADTAPENDATILVVDDEPELGRALSKLLGRNGYHVLTAGNGEEGLALLRQNEIHLVLTDLQMPRMGGLDLLKAGQVVSPSTEFVIITGHGTIETAVDAMKSGAYDFIEKPFSTTTTLKVVRKALEKQNLIAENRQLREKLDEMEGLNSIIGNSDPMRAAIDTARQVSPSSATILITGESGTGKEVFASAIHRWSDRAKRTMVRVSCAALPETLLEAELFGYEKGAFTGAVARRQGRFEAAHRGTLFLDEVGEMTLTTQVKLLRVLQEGVFERLGGQEAIEVDVRIIAATNADLERRVAEGTFREDLYYRLNVINLELPSLRSRGADVDLLANYFLRKYNDKNGKNLQGYTAAAQEVLGRYAWPGNVRELENAIERAVVLSKGSLVDVDVLPPAVVSGRQRVDAVTIPVGTQLRDAEMALIQATLESVDGDKETAANILGIAARTIYRKMQ from the coding sequence ATGAACGACGCGCACACACCGACCCCCGGACCGGCACCGACAGCCGGCGCCGACACCGCTCCCGAGAACGACGCCACGATCCTCGTGGTCGACGACGAGCCGGAACTGGGCCGGGCCCTGAGCAAGCTGCTCGGGCGGAACGGCTACCACGTGCTGACGGCCGGGAACGGCGAGGAGGGTCTCGCCCTGCTGCGCCAGAACGAGATCCATCTCGTGCTCACCGATCTGCAGATGCCGCGCATGGGGGGGCTGGACCTCCTGAAGGCCGGGCAGGTGGTGTCGCCGAGCACCGAGTTCGTCATCATCACCGGCCACGGCACCATCGAGACGGCGGTCGACGCCATGAAGTCGGGCGCCTACGATTTCATCGAGAAGCCGTTCAGCACCACGACCACGCTCAAGGTCGTGCGCAAGGCGCTGGAGAAGCAGAACCTCATCGCCGAGAACCGGCAGCTGCGCGAGAAGCTCGACGAGATGGAGGGGCTGAACTCGATCATCGGCAACAGCGACCCCATGCGCGCCGCCATCGACACCGCCCGCCAGGTGTCGCCGAGCAGCGCGACGATCCTGATCACCGGCGAGAGCGGGACCGGCAAGGAGGTCTTCGCCTCGGCCATCCATCGCTGGAGCGACCGGGCCAAGCGCACCATGGTGCGGGTCAGCTGCGCCGCCCTGCCGGAGACCCTTCTCGAGGCCGAACTCTTCGGCTACGAGAAGGGCGCCTTCACCGGGGCGGTGGCCCGCCGCCAGGGCCGCTTCGAGGCCGCCCACCGGGGCACGCTCTTCCTCGACGAGGTGGGGGAGATGACCCTCACCACCCAGGTCAAGCTCCTGCGGGTCCTGCAGGAGGGGGTCTTCGAACGTCTGGGCGGGCAGGAGGCCATCGAGGTCGACGTGCGGATCATCGCCGCGACCAACGCCGACCTCGAGCGCCGCGTGGCCGAGGGCACGTTCCGCGAGGACCTCTACTACCGCCTGAACGTCATCAATCTGGAATTGCCGTCGCTGCGCAGCCGCGGCGCCGACGTCGACCTGCTCGCCAACTACTTCCTGCGCAAGTACAACGACAAGAACGGCAAGAACCTGCAGGGCTACACGGCGGCGGCGCAGGAGGTGCTCGGGCGCTACGCCTGGCCGGGCAACGTGCGCGAGCTGGAAAACGCCATCGAACGGGCGGTCGTGCTCAGCAAGGGCTCTCTCGTCGACGTGGACGTGCTGCCGCCGGCGGTCGTCTCCGGGCGCCAGCGGGTCGATGCGGTGACGATCCCGGTGGGGACGCAGCTGCGCGACGCCGAGATGGCGCTGATCCAGGCCACCCTCGAGAGCGTCGACGGCGACAAGGAGACCGCGGCCAACATCCTGGGCATCGCGGCCCGCACGATCTACCGGAAAATGCAGTAA